In Magnolia sinica isolate HGM2019 chromosome 16, MsV1, whole genome shotgun sequence, the genomic window CGGGGAGGGAGATAACTCCTTCGGAGATTACCCTTTCTCGGGTAAAGTCGTGcagggggtcttcacaggtctgagACGTGACCTCAGAATCTCCATTCTTTCGAAAGCCTCAGAGTATATCACATTGGTCAAACTTTTGGTGTCGACTAGGATGCGGTACACCTTGTGGTTGGTTATGGTCATCGTAACCACTAGGGCATCGTCGTGCGGATGTTGGATTCCACGCGCATCATCTTCCATGAAGGTGATACTGCACGGGCTAACCCAAGTTCTTTACTGGGTCGCTCGGTCATGTGGATGTAATGTTCTGGATTAGACTTCGGAGAATGGGCTTTTCGAGCACGGTTTAAGTCTCCTCCACCAGACGAGCCACCAAAGATGATGCGGATCTCGGCTGACTCTTCTGGGGTGTTATTTGGCTGCTCTTGTTCTTCTTTCTGAGCCGTTTTTTCTTCCTTAATATACCGGCGTAGATGACCTTTACGAATGAGGGTCTTAATCTCATTCTTGAGGTCCACGCAGTCGGCTGTGTTGTGGTCGTGATCTTGGTGAAAACGGTAATACTTGCATTTGTTTCGATGATCCGGGTTGGCCTTCATACAAACAAGCCAATTCAGAAGCTTATGCTCTCGGATGTCCAGTAAAATCTGCTCGGTGGATGTGTTGAGGGAGGTGTAGGAACGGAATTTACCCTCTGATTTTCTGCTTGGATGACGATCGTGGGGAGCGCAATTATCTGGCCCTTTGCTGGGCGTTTGAGATTCTTTGTTCCTTGACCTCTTCCCTTTGCCAGTCGGCTCTATTACTTGAACATTCTTGTGGGTGTTGGAGAATTCCTCAGCGTTAGCATACTTTTGAGCTCTGGTGATGAGCTCGGCTAATGTCTTCGGAAGATTCTTCCTGATGGAGAATGCGAACTTCTCCTCTTTTAGACCACTGAATACCGTAGAAAGCGCTATCTTGTCGTCATAGTCCTCCACTTGTAACGCTTCTTCATTGAAACGAGCGATGTAGTCTTTTAATGATTCCTTTAGCTCTTGTTTGATGGTGAACAAATGGGTGTTTGgtttccgactcttcttaccgcttatgaattgggtaaggaatgaTCGGCTAAGCTCCGCGAAGGATCCAATGAAGTTGGGTTTGAATTGGCGGTACCAACTCCGGGTGGATCCTGTGAGTGTGATTGAGAATCCTCTGCACATCATCGCGTTTGTTGCTGTCTGGATTTGCATCCACGAATGATAAGCCTCCATGTGCTCAGATGAGTCACCAGACCCAGAGAattggatgacgggaggtatccggaacctctgtggcatcacctcgctcatgattgccaaggtgaagggaggctcggtctcttctaTCATTGCTTGAACGGCGGCGGAAACTGacgactgctgctgctgcttttctAGTGTCAGAATTTTGTTGTTGAGCTCCGCCAACCGTGTCTCCCAAGGATCTTTGTTTTCAGGTACTATCTCTTGGGTATCTTTTATTTCGGGAGTTCTCCTTCCCCTCCTCCTTCCTAACTCGTGACGGAGATCTATTGGTGCCAGGGTCGAGGTGACCGAGGCATTCATCGAGGCTTGAGTCGCTGTGTTCCGAACCGAAACTCGGATTTGAGTCGGGGGAGGGTTCTGAACCGAAGCTAGCACCCAAGTGGGTTGACGTTAAGGCCCCTCGGGTGTCATACTCCTCGGCGCGGAATGGGCTTCCACAATCAGGCCAGCCGGTTCATGAACATGGTTTTCCTAAGTAGGATGTTGCTGTGGCTCCTGTCGCCACTTCATTTGGTTAATTTCATCGCGCAAGACTTGTATCTCGCTTTGTATATCTCGATACTTGCTCGCCCGATTGCGAGAACGCTGGGAAGGCCCCGGGGCCGATTCGACATGAAGTAGTGAAGAGGATCGGGTCTGATCATTTTGCTCCGGTTCCATAGCGGGCACCTTCTTCTTCCCTCTCGCCATAATGCTTAAAGATAGGAACCTGACCTTTCGTATCagcttcccacagacggcgccaaaaatgttgatgacTAAATCTGGACGACTCGCGAACTCCGACTTGCGAACTCCGAACCACTTTAAGTTCTCGAACCTGCACACTTGCAAtgggcaaaggagaccctggtctagGCAGGGGACCACAAACATTGCAGTGTGAAAGGGAGATGAAGATTGATTAtgatagatttttttattttttattttatctttactAGGTAATGGCTCTAGCTTATTGCACTCCCCTTTGCAATAAAATCTTACAGAAAATGATTAGGGTTACAAGGGTATACACTGATATATTCTAAGGACTTTACTATACCTTTTCGTAAAGAAAGTACATTAATCTGCCTCATATATGCACATATTCATGAAGTAATTCTTCAATTGTTTATACATTGTCTAAACTAATTTTTaaacatttttactatttttaattaaaatactatTTCAAAATAATTTGGTACTTAGTATAAGTTTAATAGTCTTAATTTATAAGCGCATATCAATTGTCATGAAGTAATTCTTCAATTGCTTATACATTGTCtaaactaatttttaaaattttttactatttttaataaaattactATTTCAAAATAATTTGGTACTTAGTATAAGTTTAATAGTCTTAATTTATAAGTGCATATCAATTGTGTTGTAGAAAATAATTTTCAATATTATCAATTTTATTATCATTGGACaagtttttctctctttctccatgGATCCAAGCCATGCTATATAAAAAGATGATatgatcttttcttttcctttcctgtCCCTTTCCTTTTCTCTATGTGCCCACTGTTGAGAGAGAGCGAAGGAAACCTAAAAATAGACCATTCTTATGCTTTCCTTGAAAATACATTTAAAATAGACCACTCGGGATGATGTTACTTCCATACCACTTTGGTCAACAcaattatatttaaaatatatttgttaTACCAAATTACTTTTGTGGGGTTGAAGCTGACAATCTGGAGGGGCAAAAATAACATTTCGTTACCCTAATAGAATACAATTTGGTTATTCTCTCTTCCCTCGATAAGTGGACATTGCTTTCATTAGACTAACGGGTTACATAGACATCCAAATGAAAGATAAGATACCTTGTGCTTTCACCACAGTCTACTGAATTATACAGATAATAAAAGAACATGTAACGTGCACTTGAatggatctaaaccatccaaataatgaTCCCTGTCATAGATGAAGCATATATTAAACTAATACTGATAGGGGTCATCATCATCCATTTTTGTATGTTGAATTTGAAATAGTGTTCTCCTTTCAGCCATCCATTCTAAAGCCACATAACAAATGGCTAAGATCATCCCAACAATGTAAATTTCTTATCTACACTATCCACAGTGAGGCCCAAGATTGGGATGGCCTAGATTAATCCAAATATGTCCCAAGTACATGGATCATATGTTACAACACTTCACTAATTTTTTATACGTCCACTTGTTAGTTATATAAGAATTTCACTACTTGCATCCATCAAACACATCACATCATATAACATGTGTTCATAATTTCTACTCTTATTCTAAGGCTTAAAATAAAATCGGTAGTACATAGATTTCAAAGGGCTGGCCCCCCAAACGGTCATTCGAGAGGCCGGTTGGAAGTATCCATCACCCATGCAACCCACATGTATTAAAAGAAAGATCATCGAGTGGGAACTGTATGTAAACCATCCATACACCTATTTGCATGTGGACTCTTTAGCATCCACATCACGCATcaagaccgtccattaggtccagtccaCTCTTCTAGTTAGACAGTGAAAAAATTAGAAATAACAAATAGTCGAAACTTCTATGACTGGACCTACGTTTTATGAGCGATCTTGACCGACCAATTTTT contains:
- the LOC131228835 gene encoding uncharacterized protein LOC131228835, with translation MEAYHSWMQIQTATNAMMCRGFSITLTGSTRSWYRQFKPNFIGSFAELSRSFLTQFISGKKSRKPNTHLFTIKQELKESLKDYIARFNEEALQVEDYDDKIALSTVFSGLKEEKFAFSIRKNLPKTLAELITRAQKYANAEEFSNTHKNVQVIEPTGKGKRSRNKESQTPSKGPDNCAPHDRHPSRKSEGKFRSYTSLNTSTEQILLDIREHKLLNWLVCMKANPDHRNKCKYYRFHQDHDHNTADCVDLKNEIKTLIRKGHLRRYIKEEKTAQKEEQEQPNNTPEESAEIRIIFGGSSGGGDLNRARKAHSPKSNPEHYIHMTERPSKELGLARAVSPSWKMMRVESNIRTTMP